A genomic window from Sphingobacterium sp. BN32 includes:
- a CDS encoding aspartate aminotransferase family protein — translation MNQFTESKKLLERASKVLAGGVSSEFRKYNHPHAIFYKEGKGSKIIDVDGNEYLDFTLSQGPLILGHSHPRVLEAVNSYSDQGQLYAGQHIQEVILAEKICELIPSAELIRFCLDGSEAVQTAFRVARAKTGRNKFLRFEGHYHGWLDNVAWGISTPSIEDLGDRSKPTAHAWSKGISPESRDEFIILPWNDLALLEETVKQHHHELAAIITEPVMCNNGCIAPKPGFLEGIRKLCDDYGIAFILDEVITGFRLGLGGAQAHYKVTPDLSIFAKAMGSGYPISAIVGKTSWMDCISNSQVIHAGTMNSSNPTIAAALATITVLAEENPYERMFHLGKTLMKGIEDAAQKYKQNLKVFGLGPMFVTLFTDLDELTDYRDTLRADKVKLGRFIAALQDQGIRVIGRGLWYISAVHTEEEIDQAIRAVDQALAEM, via the coding sequence ATGAACCAATTTACGGAATCTAAAAAGCTCCTTGAGCGTGCTTCGAAAGTATTAGCGGGCGGTGTATCTTCAGAGTTTAGAAAATATAATCACCCGCATGCGATATTCTATAAAGAAGGAAAAGGCTCTAAAATAATCGATGTCGACGGGAATGAGTATCTAGACTTCACTCTTAGTCAAGGACCACTGATCTTGGGCCATTCGCATCCTCGGGTATTAGAGGCAGTGAATAGTTATTCTGATCAAGGGCAGCTTTACGCTGGCCAGCATATACAGGAAGTCATCTTAGCCGAAAAGATATGCGAGTTAATACCTTCAGCAGAATTGATCCGCTTTTGTCTCGATGGGTCGGAGGCCGTACAAACTGCTTTCCGCGTTGCTAGGGCAAAAACGGGAAGGAATAAGTTCTTAAGATTCGAAGGGCATTATCATGGCTGGCTAGACAATGTGGCTTGGGGAATTTCGACGCCGAGTATCGAAGATTTAGGCGATCGCTCAAAACCTACGGCTCATGCCTGGTCTAAAGGAATTTCCCCGGAAAGTAGAGACGAATTTATCATTCTTCCTTGGAATGACTTAGCGCTCCTTGAAGAAACCGTTAAGCAGCATCATCATGAACTTGCTGCCATCATTACGGAACCTGTAATGTGCAATAATGGCTGTATCGCTCCAAAGCCAGGCTTTTTAGAAGGTATCCGAAAGCTTTGCGACGACTATGGAATTGCTTTTATTCTCGACGAGGTAATCACCGGCTTCCGCTTAGGTCTAGGGGGGGCTCAAGCACATTATAAGGTTACTCCAGATCTTTCCATCTTTGCGAAAGCAATGGGTAGTGGCTATCCAATCAGCGCAATAGTCGGCAAAACTTCCTGGATGGATTGTATCTCCAATTCTCAGGTAATCCATGCTGGAACGATGAATTCCAGTAACCCGACGATAGCAGCAGCATTAGCAACAATAACGGTATTAGCGGAAGAGAATCCTTATGAACGGATGTTTCATTTGGGCAAGACGTTAATGAAAGGTATTGAAGATGCAGCGCAGAAATATAAACAGAACTTAAAAGTATTTGGTTTGGGACCAATGTTCGTTACGCTCTTTACAGATTTGGATGAACTGACCGACTATCGTGATACGCTGCGAGCAGATAAAGTAAAGCTCGGAAGATTTATTGCGGCACTTCAGGATCAAGGGATTCGCGTAATCGGAAGGGGATTATGGTATATCAGTGCCGTGCATACTGAAGAAGAAATCGATCAAGCTATTCGTGCCGTTGATCAAGCCTTAGCAGAAATGTAG
- a CDS encoding MFS transporter: protein MSFTLTAKSPPSKFRAWLIVGLLFIIAMLNYIDRTMITTMRTSIVDSIPMSDAEFGLLTAVFLWVYGIFSPFAGYLADRYSRSRVILFSLFVWSLVTWMTSYASTFNELLITRALMGISEACYIPAALALIMDYHKGPTRSLATGVHMAGIMLGQSLGFVGGWLAENHTWNYAFTIFGIFGMCYAVAMLFLIKDVPRSESEVDTVEKPKAGFLESLKVLLGNRSFLFIVAFFGFISIVGWLIVGWLPTYFQEKFNLTQTQAGVYSTGYVFTAAIFGVLAGGVLADIWSRKNSKARIYIPFIGLCLAAPAIFMANYSYVLSISILCFIIYSFCKSFVDTNTMPILSMVVEEKYRATGYGILNFCGTLVGGLGLYFGGALRDSNIDLHTIFQFASGMIILSALSLLFIRPNPKLLNQGK from the coding sequence ATGAGCTTCACCTTAACAGCCAAAAGTCCTCCCAGTAAATTCCGTGCCTGGTTAATAGTCGGTCTATTATTTATCATCGCGATGCTAAACTATATCGATCGGACGATGATTACGACGATGCGGACGTCTATCGTTGATTCCATCCCGATGAGCGATGCTGAGTTTGGATTACTAACGGCGGTATTTCTGTGGGTCTATGGTATTTTCAGCCCTTTTGCAGGCTACCTAGCCGATCGATACAGCCGCAGCCGTGTTATCCTCTTTAGTTTATTTGTATGGTCTTTGGTTACTTGGATGACCTCCTATGCATCAACTTTTAATGAGCTTTTGATTACGCGAGCATTAATGGGTATCAGTGAAGCTTGTTATATCCCAGCCGCATTAGCGCTGATCATGGATTACCATAAAGGACCGACCCGATCCTTAGCGACGGGTGTGCATATGGCCGGTATTATGTTAGGGCAGAGTCTAGGCTTTGTTGGCGGCTGGTTAGCGGAAAATCATACTTGGAACTACGCATTTACGATCTTCGGGATTTTTGGGATGTGCTATGCCGTGGCAATGTTATTTTTGATAAAAGATGTTCCTAGGAGCGAATCGGAAGTCGATACGGTTGAAAAACCTAAAGCAGGATTCTTGGAATCCTTAAAAGTATTGCTAGGTAACAGATCCTTCCTCTTTATCGTGGCATTTTTTGGATTTATTAGTATTGTAGGCTGGCTGATCGTCGGCTGGCTCCCTACATATTTCCAAGAGAAGTTCAATCTTACGCAAACGCAAGCTGGGGTTTATTCGACAGGGTATGTCTTTACGGCTGCCATATTTGGTGTATTGGCAGGCGGAGTTTTAGCCGATATTTGGAGCAGAAAGAATAGCAAAGCGAGAATCTACATTCCGTTTATAGGACTGTGTCTTGCGGCGCCTGCAATCTTTATGGCCAATTATTCCTATGTGCTGTCGATTTCGATACTCTGCTTTATCATATACTCATTTTGCAAGTCATTCGTTGACACGAACACGATGCCTATTCTTAGTATGGTCGTTGAAGAAAAGTATCGGGCGACAGGATATGGCATCCTAAATTTCTGCGGAACATTGGTCGGTGGACTAGGGCTTTATTTTGGAGGCGCACTACGTGACTCCAATATTGACCTGCATACCATATTTCAATTCGCGTCGGGAATGATTATTCTTTCGGCATTGTCCCTTTTGTTTATCCGACCGAATCCAAAACTTTTAAACCAGGGAAAGTAG